The Pseudofrankia inefficax genome window below encodes:
- a CDS encoding VIT1/CCC1 transporter family protein — protein MHQHHHDAHRDVSGGWLRPAVFGVMDGLVSNVALLSGFAGSNASHSTAVLAGLAGVAAGAFSMATGEYTSVRSQNEAMAAEIEVERQALTQFPVDERAELAATYARKGVDPALAEAVAGQLHDDPEVALAVHSQEELGVTPGRLPSALLAAFSSFTAFALGALVPVLPYLVAHWVLGGYTFLASAVLAACALFGVGVAVSRFTGRSPWLSGGRQLLLGALAAAATYLVGALVGGVVN, from the coding sequence ATGCACCAGCACCACCATGACGCCCACCGTGACGTCTCCGGCGGCTGGCTGCGCCCGGCGGTGTTCGGCGTGATGGACGGGCTGGTGAGCAACGTCGCACTGCTGTCCGGGTTCGCCGGCAGCAACGCGTCCCACTCGACGGCGGTGCTGGCCGGCCTCGCCGGGGTGGCGGCCGGGGCGTTCTCGATGGCGACCGGGGAGTACACCTCGGTTCGGTCGCAGAACGAGGCGATGGCCGCGGAGATCGAGGTCGAGCGGCAGGCGCTGACGCAGTTCCCGGTCGACGAGCGGGCCGAGCTGGCCGCGACCTATGCCCGCAAGGGTGTCGACCCCGCGCTGGCCGAGGCCGTCGCCGGCCAGCTGCACGACGACCCCGAGGTCGCGCTGGCGGTGCACAGCCAGGAGGAGCTGGGGGTGACCCCGGGCCGGCTGCCGAGCGCGCTGCTGGCCGCCTTCTCGTCGTTCACGGCGTTCGCCCTCGGGGCGCTGGTACCGGTGCTGCCCTACCTGGTCGCGCACTGGGTCCTGGGCGGCTACACGTTCCTCGCGAGCGCGGTGCTGGCCGCCTGCGCGCTGTTCGGGGTCGGGGTGGCCGTCAGCCGGTTCACCGGCCGCTCACCGTGGCTGTCCGGAGGCCGCCAGCTCCTGCTCGGCGCGCTGGCCGCCGCCGCCACGTACCTGGTCGGCGCCCTCGTCGGCGGCGTCGTCAACTAG
- the lgt gene encoding prolipoprotein diacylglyceryl transferase yields MVLAAIPSPSRGVLHLGPLPLRAYAFMIIIGVIVAVWLTGRRLQARGVDPNFASDAGVGAVLLGIIGARVYHVLTSPQAYFGKNGDLVHVLYVWNGGLGIWGAVAGGALGVWLACRRAGVPFLLFSDAAAPGLIFAQAIGRWGNYFNQELFGRPTTLPWGLKIDPAHRPIGYEQYATFHPTFLYESIWDVAVGVTLLVIDRRARLGRGRLLALYIMMYTVGRGLIEALRIDDAEHFLGLRLNDWTSIVVFLGAVAMYLLIRKPVDRDVSPADATAAEPAEIAVAPAADDTGDEDGAPVTAAAVSGRIATEKPAGVTAPPAVDGGDESAVPGRGDG; encoded by the coding sequence GTGGTCCTAGCCGCGATCCCTAGCCCCTCTCGAGGTGTCCTGCACCTCGGGCCCCTGCCGCTGCGCGCCTACGCCTTTATGATCATCATTGGCGTCATCGTCGCCGTCTGGCTCACCGGCCGCCGGCTGCAGGCGCGGGGCGTCGACCCGAACTTCGCCAGCGACGCGGGCGTGGGGGCGGTGCTGCTCGGCATCATCGGCGCCCGGGTCTACCACGTCCTCACCAGCCCGCAGGCCTACTTCGGCAAGAACGGCGACCTGGTCCACGTCCTGTACGTGTGGAACGGCGGGCTCGGGATCTGGGGGGCGGTCGCGGGCGGCGCGCTCGGAGTGTGGCTCGCCTGCCGCCGGGCCGGCGTGCCGTTCCTGTTGTTCTCCGACGCCGCCGCGCCTGGCCTGATCTTCGCGCAGGCGATCGGCCGCTGGGGCAACTACTTCAACCAGGAGCTCTTCGGCCGGCCCACCACGCTGCCGTGGGGACTGAAGATCGACCCGGCGCACCGGCCCATCGGCTACGAGCAGTACGCGACCTTCCACCCGACGTTCCTGTACGAGTCGATCTGGGACGTGGCGGTCGGCGTGACGCTGCTGGTCATCGACCGTCGGGCCCGCCTGGGCCGCGGCCGGCTGCTCGCGCTCTACATCATGATGTACACGGTCGGCCGCGGCCTGATCGAGGCGTTGCGGATCGACGACGCCGAGCACTTCCTCGGCCTGCGCCTCAACGACTGGACCAGCATCGTCGTCTTCCTGGGCGCCGTGGCGATGTACCTGCTGATCCGCAAGCCCGTCGACCGGGACGTCAGCCCGGCCGACGCCACCGCGGCCGAGCCCGCCGAGATCGCCGTGGCTCCCGCTGCCGACGACACGGGCGACGAGGACGGCGCCCCTGTCACCGCCGCCGCCGTGAGCGGCCGGATCGCCACGGAGAAGCCAGCCGGCGTGACCGCGCCTCCCGCCGTGGACGGCGGTGACGAATCGGCCGTGCCTGGCCGCGGCGATGGCTGA
- the trpA gene encoding tryptophan synthase subunit alpha gives MDNHVVGQGTPGRVADVFAAARKEGRAVLVGYLPAGYPSVDGAIDALRAMVEAGVDIVELGLPYSDPTIDGPVIQEAVDAALRGGVTTADVLRTVEAVAATGAPTLVMTYWNPIERHGVERFAADLAAAGGAGTITPDLPPEEAGPWLEAAGRHGLDSVFLVAPSSSDARLRRVTGIASGFVYAASLMGVTGVRESVGAAAEGLVNRVRGVTDLPVAVGLGVRDGAQAATVAGFADGVIVGTALVGCLVDAERSGAGREAGIAAVRKLTADLAAGVRAGS, from the coding sequence ATGGACAACCACGTGGTGGGACAGGGCACACCGGGGCGGGTCGCGGATGTTTTCGCGGCGGCCCGCAAGGAAGGCCGCGCGGTCCTCGTCGGCTACCTGCCGGCGGGCTACCCGTCGGTGGACGGCGCGATCGACGCGTTGCGCGCGATGGTCGAGGCCGGGGTCGACATCGTCGAGCTCGGGCTGCCGTACTCGGACCCGACGATCGACGGGCCGGTCATCCAGGAGGCCGTGGACGCGGCGCTGCGGGGCGGTGTGACCACCGCCGACGTGCTGCGCACCGTCGAGGCCGTCGCCGCGACCGGCGCGCCGACGCTCGTGATGACCTACTGGAACCCGATCGAGCGGCACGGTGTCGAGCGGTTCGCCGCCGACCTCGCCGCCGCCGGGGGCGCCGGCACGATCACGCCGGACCTGCCGCCCGAGGAGGCCGGCCCGTGGCTGGAGGCCGCCGGCCGGCACGGGCTCGACTCGGTGTTCCTGGTCGCGCCCAGCTCTTCGGACGCCCGGCTGCGACGAGTGACCGGCATCGCCAGCGGCTTCGTCTACGCCGCGTCGCTGATGGGCGTCACCGGCGTCCGGGAGTCGGTCGGCGCCGCGGCCGAGGGCCTGGTCAACCGGGTGCGCGGCGTCACCGACCTGCCGGTGGCGGTCGGTCTGGGGGTCCGGGACGGGGCCCAGGCGGCGACCGTGGCGGGCTTCGCCGACGGAGTGATCGTCGGCACCGCGCTGGTCGGCTGCCTGGTCGACGCGGAACGCTCCGGCGCCGGCCGCGAGGCTGGCATCGCCGCGGTCCGCAAGCTCACCGCCGACCTCGCGGCCGGCGTCCGCGCCGGTTCCTGA
- the trpB gene encoding tryptophan synthase subunit beta produces MSASSAGSTGLAASPAAADLGAGEWASVPDGLGHFGPFGGRFVPEALMAALDELTAAYDEARQDPAFVAELDGLLASYAGRPTPVTVAQRLTERIGGARLLLKREDLAHTGSHKINNVLGQCLLTKRMGKTRVIAETGAGQHGVATATACALLGLECVVYMGEEDTQRQALNVARMRLLGATVVPVTSGSRTLKDAINEALRDWVATVEHTHYCIGSVMGPHPFPMLVRDFQRIIGVEAREQVLEITGRLPDAVVACVGGGSNAMGIFHRFIPDTSVALIGCEAGGDGLATGRHAAAIAGGGSGVLHGMRSYFLQDEDGQTQVSHSISAGLDYPGIGPEHAWLHDTGRASYRVVDDTAAMDALGLVAKTEGILVAIESAHAFAGAFDVARELGPDATVLVSCSGRGDKDVDTAARWFDLLDGADGPATNG; encoded by the coding sequence GTGAGTGCTTCCAGTGCCGGGTCGACCGGTCTTGCCGCTTCGCCTGCCGCCGCTGACCTGGGCGCGGGGGAGTGGGCCAGCGTCCCGGACGGGCTGGGCCACTTCGGGCCGTTCGGTGGGCGGTTCGTGCCGGAGGCGCTCATGGCGGCGCTCGACGAGCTGACCGCGGCCTACGACGAGGCCCGCCAGGACCCGGCGTTCGTCGCCGAGCTGGACGGCCTGCTGGCCAGCTACGCCGGCCGGCCGACCCCCGTCACCGTGGCCCAGCGGCTCACCGAGCGGATCGGCGGCGCCCGGCTGCTGCTCAAGCGCGAGGACCTCGCGCACACCGGCTCTCACAAGATCAACAACGTCCTCGGTCAGTGCCTGCTGACCAAGCGGATGGGCAAGACCCGGGTGATCGCCGAGACCGGCGCGGGCCAGCACGGCGTCGCCACCGCGACCGCCTGCGCCCTGCTCGGCCTCGAGTGCGTCGTCTACATGGGCGAGGAGGACACCCAGCGCCAGGCGCTGAACGTCGCCCGGATGCGGCTGCTCGGCGCCACCGTCGTCCCCGTCACCTCCGGCAGCCGCACCCTCAAGGACGCCATCAACGAGGCGCTGCGGGACTGGGTCGCCACCGTCGAGCACACCCACTACTGCATCGGCTCGGTGATGGGCCCCCACCCGTTCCCGATGCTCGTCCGCGACTTCCAGCGGATCATCGGCGTCGAGGCGCGCGAGCAGGTGCTCGAGATCACCGGACGGCTGCCGGACGCGGTCGTCGCCTGCGTCGGCGGCGGCTCGAACGCGATGGGGATCTTCCACCGGTTCATCCCGGACACCTCGGTCGCGCTGATCGGCTGCGAGGCGGGCGGCGACGGCCTGGCGACCGGCCGGCACGCCGCAGCGATCGCCGGTGGCGGGTCCGGCGTCCTGCACGGGATGCGCTCGTACTTCCTGCAGGACGAGGACGGCCAGACCCAGGTCTCGCACTCGATCTCCGCCGGCCTGGACTATCCCGGCATCGGGCCCGAGCACGCCTGGCTGCACGACACCGGCCGGGCCTCCTACCGGGTCGTCGACGACACCGCCGCGATGGACGCTCTAGGCCTGGTCGCGAAGACCGAGGGCATCCTGGTCGCGATCGAGAGCGCGCACGCGTTCGCCGGGGCCTTCGACGTCGCCCGTGAGCTGGGCCCGGACGCGACCGTCCTCGTGAGCTGCTCAGGCCGGGGCGACAAGGACGTCGACACCGCCGCCCGCTGGTTCGACCTGCTCGACGGCGCCGACGGCCCGGCCACCAACGGCTGA
- the trpC gene encoding indole-3-glycerol phosphate synthase TrpC — MTVLDEIIAGVRADLAERESQTPLDVLKQRVEKVPDPRDALAVLRARRVAVIAEVKRRSPSKGDLANIPDPGKLAGIYETAGAAAVSVLTEKHRFGGSLADLDAVRVAVDVPVLRKDFIVAPYQIWEARAHGADLVLLIVAALDQPRLVGLLERIESLGMTALVEVHDEEETHRALDAGARLIGVNARDLKTLEIRRDTFARLAPLVPPGILKVAESGIRGPRDLLGYAEAGADAVLVGEAAVSGPDPRQTVADLVAAGAHPATKVGR, encoded by the coding sequence GTGACCGTCCTCGACGAGATCATCGCCGGCGTCCGCGCCGACTTGGCCGAACGCGAGTCCCAGACCCCGCTTGACGTGCTCAAACAGCGCGTCGAGAAGGTTCCGGACCCGCGCGACGCGCTGGCGGTGCTGCGCGCCCGCCGGGTCGCCGTGATCGCCGAGGTCAAGCGGCGCAGCCCGTCGAAGGGTGACCTGGCCAACATTCCCGACCCGGGGAAGCTGGCCGGCATCTACGAGACCGCCGGCGCCGCGGCCGTCAGCGTGCTGACCGAGAAGCACCGGTTCGGCGGCTCGCTCGCCGACCTGGACGCCGTCCGGGTGGCGGTCGACGTGCCCGTGCTGCGCAAGGACTTCATCGTCGCGCCGTACCAGATCTGGGAGGCGCGGGCGCACGGCGCCGACCTCGTGCTGCTGATCGTCGCTGCGCTCGACCAGCCGCGCCTCGTCGGCCTGCTGGAGCGGATCGAGTCGCTCGGGATGACCGCCCTCGTCGAGGTCCACGACGAGGAGGAGACCCACCGCGCGCTGGACGCCGGCGCCCGGCTGATCGGCGTCAACGCCCGTGACCTCAAGACGCTGGAGATCCGGCGGGACACCTTCGCGCGGCTGGCGCCCCTGGTGCCGCCCGGCATCCTGAAGGTCGCCGAGTCCGGCATCCGCGGCCCGCGTGACCTGCTCGGCTACGCGGAGGCGGGCGCCGACGCGGTGCTCGTCGGCGAGGCCGCCGTCAGCGGGCCCGACCCACGCCAGACCGTCGCCGACCTCGTCGCCGCCGGCGCCCACCCCGCCACCAAGGTCGGCCGTTAA